The following proteins are encoded in a genomic region of Pyrus communis chromosome 11, drPyrComm1.1, whole genome shotgun sequence:
- the LOC137708270 gene encoding ATPase 9, plasma membrane-type-like — MAAAKGISLEEIKKENVDLERIPIQEVFEQLNCTKEGLSSEEGQKRIQIFGPNKLEEKKENKVLKFLGFMWNPLSWVMEAAAIMAIALANGGGRPPDWQDFVGITALLIINSTISFIEENNAGNAAAALMAGLAPKTKVLRDGKWNELEAEILVPGDVVSIKLGDIVPADARLLDGDPLKIDQAALTGESLPVTRYPGDEVFSGSTVKQGEIEAVVIATGVHTFFGKAAHLVDSTNQVGHFQKVLTAIGNFCICSIGVGIVIEVIVMYPIQHRAYRDGIDNLLVLLIGGIPIAMPTVLSVTMAIGSHRLSTQGAITKRMTAIEEMAGMDVLCSDKTGTLTLNKLTVDKTMVEVFVKDVDKDGLILLGARASRVENQDAIDTCIVGMLGDPKEARQGITEVHFLPFNPVEKRTAITYIDPEGNWHRVSKGAPEQIIELCNLKGDVEKKAHAIIGKFADRGLRSLAVARQTVPEKNKESAGTPWEFVGLLPLFDPPRHDSAETIRRALNLGVNVKMITGDQLAIGKETGRRLGMGTNMYPSSSLLGDTKDESIAGLPIDELIEKADGFAGVFPEHKYEIVKRLQDKKHICGMTGDGVNDAPALKRADIGIAVDDATDAARSASDIVLTEPGLSVIISAVLTSRAIFQRMKNYTIYAVSITIRVVLGFLLLALIWKFDFSPFMVLVIAILNDGTIMTISKDRVKPSPLPDSWKLKEIFATGVVLGTYMAVMTVVFFWAAHGSDFFTERFGVRSIRGNFPELTGAIYLQVSIISQALIFVTRSRSWSYVERPGLLLLGAFFIAQLIATIIAVYANWGFARIRGIGWGWAGVIWLYSIVTYIPLDILKFIIRYILSGKAWDNVLENKTAFTTKKDYGKGDREAQWATAQRTLHGLQPPETAELFHDKNYRELSEIAEQAKKRAEVARLRELNTLKGHVESVVKLKGLDIDTIQQHYTV, encoded by the exons atggCGGCAGCCAAAGGCATTAGCTTGGAGGAAATCAAGAAGGAAAATGTCGACCTG GAGCGCATTCCAATTCAGGAAGTGTTCGAACAACTGAATTGCACAAAAGAGGGCTTGTCAAGCGAAGAAGGACAGAAAAGGATTCAGATCTTCGGGCCAAACAAGCTCGAAGAAAAGAAG GAAAACAAGGTGCTCAAGTTCTTGGGTTTTATGTGGAATCCCCTATCATGGGTGATGGAGGCTGCTGCAATCATGGCCATTGCCTTGGCAAATGGAGGG GGGAGACCACCGGACTGGCAGGACTTTGTGGGAATTACTGCTCTCTTGatcatcaactccaccataagCTTTATCGAAGAAAACAATGCAGGAAATGCTGCAGCGGCATTGATGGCGGGTCTTGCACCGAAAACAAAG GTTCTGAGAGATGGAAAATGGAACGAGCTAGAGGCTGAAATCTTGGTACCAGGAGATGTGGTCAGTATTAAGTTGGGAGATATCGTCCCAGCAGATGCTCGTCTCTTGGACGGAGATCCTCTAAAGATCGATCAGGCTGCCCTCACTGGTGAATCTCTGCCCGTGACAAGGTACCCTGGTGACGAAGTTTTCTCTGGCTCCACCGTCAAGCAAGGTGAGATTGAGGCAGTTGTAATTGCCACCGGTGTTCATACCTTCTTTGGGAAGGCTGCTCACCTTGTTGACAGCACCAACCAAGTAGGCCACTTCCAAAAG GTTTTGACTGCCATTGGAAACTTCTGCATATGCTCCATTGGcgtgggaattgttattgaggTAATAGTCATGTATCCAATTCAGCACCGGGCATACAGAGATGGGATTGACAATCTCCTGGTGCTTCTCATTGGAGGCATTCCAATTGCTATGCCAACGGTGTTGTCAGTTACCATGGCAATTGGTTCCCACCGCCTTTCGACCCAAGGTGCCATCACCAAGAGAATGACAGCCATTGAGGAGATGGCCGGAATGGATGTCCTCTGCAGTGATAAGACTGGGACACTTACTCTCAACAAGCTTACAGTTGACAAGACCATGGTTGAG gTGTTTGTAAAGGATGTGGACAAGGACGGTCTAATTCTGCTCGGAGCCAGGGCATCCAGGGTTGAGAATCAGGATGCTATTGACACGTGCATCGTTGGAATGCTGGGAGACCCCAAGGAG GCCAGGCAAGGAATAACCGAAGTCCATTTCTTGCCCTTTAATCCAGTGGAAAAGCGTACCGCCATAACATACATCGACCCTGAAGGAAATTGGCATCGGGTTAGCAAAGGTGCACCGGAGCAGATCATTGAGCTTTGCAACCTAAAGGGTGATGTTGAGAAGAAAGCACATGCTATCATTGGCAAGTTTGCAGATCGCGGCCTTCGCTCCCTTGCTGTTGCTAGACAG ACCGTGCCggaaaaaaacaaagagagtgCTGGAACACCATGGGAGTTTGTGGGTCTCTTGCCTCTCTTTGATCCTCCAAGGCATGACAGTGCAGAGACCATTCGCCGAGCCCTTAATCTCGGTGTCAATGTCAAGATGATCACTGGTGATCAGCTTGCCATTGGCAAGGAGACTGGCCGCAGACTTGGAATGGGCACCAACATGTATCCTTCTTCTTCCCTCCTTGGTGACACCAAGGACGAGTCGATTGCTGGCCTCCCTATTGATGAGCTTATTGAAAAGGCTGATGGCTTTGCCGGTGTCTTCCCAG AACATAAGTACGAAATTGTCAAGAGGCTGCAAGACAAGAAGCATATTTGTGGGATGACTGGAGATGGTGTGAATGATGCCCCAGCTCTAAAGAGGGCAGACATAGGAATTGCAGTGGATGATGCAACTGATGCAGCTCGCAGCGCATCAGACATTGTCCTGACAGAGCCAGGGTTGTCTGTGATCATCAGTGCTGTGTTGACGAGCAGAGCCATCTTCCAGAGAATGAAGAATTACACAATCTACGCTGTTTCCATAACAATCCGTGTCGTGCTAGGTTTTCTGCTCCTTGCTCTCATCtggaagtttgatttctctCCTTTCATGGTTTTGGTTATCGCCATACTCAACGATGGAACAATCATGACTATTTCCAAGGATAGGGTGAAGCCATCTCCTCTTCCAGACTCATGGAAGCTAAAGGAGATCTTCGCGACCGGGGTAGTCCTGGGCACCTACATGGCTGTCATGACTGTTGTTTTCTTCTGGGCTGCTCATGGCTCTGACTTTTTCACA GAACGATTTGGGGTAAGATCGATCAGGGGAAATTTTCCTGAGCTTACAGGAGCTATCTACCTTCAAGTGAGTATTATTAGTCAGGCACTCATCTTTGTTACTCGATCCCGAAGCTGGTCTTACGTTGAACGCCCCGGTTTACTTCTCTTGGGAGCCTTTTTCATAGCACAGCTG ATTGCTACCATCATTGCTGTTTATGCAAACTGGGGCTTTGCAAGAATCCGTGGCATTGGATGGGGATGGGCAGGGGTTATCTGGCTCTACAGCATTGTCACTTACATACCTTTGGACATTCTTAAGTTCATCATTCGATACATATTGAGCGGCAAGGCCTGGGATAATGTACTTGAGAATAAG ACTGCTTTCACAACTAAGAAGGATTACGGAAAGGGAGACAGGGAGGCCCAATGGGCTACCGCTCAACGAACCCTCCACGGTCTGCAGCCTCCCGAGACAGCTGAGCTCTTCCATGACAAGAACTACAGAGAGTTGTCTGAAATCGCCGAACAGGCCAAGAAGCGAGCTGAAGTTGCTAG GTTGAGGGAGCTTAACACACTCAAGGGGCACGTCGAGTCGGTGGTGAAGCTCAAAGGACTGGACATTGACACCATTCAACAGCACTACACCGTTTGA
- the LOC137749187 gene encoding ribonuclease 3-like protein 1, whose protein sequence is MSRYREKASAMTVLKGASASSFGGVEDGGTAKKSDPSNTSQSHDENLKGKNISFGSTQERSEVSSTGEIGASDPTNEGTGKKLSAKSQLFQICVARKWKNPTFECWKEEGPVHMRMFTFKVIVEMDDESKTLLECFSSPHSKKKAAAEHAAEGALWYLKNVGYHSKGR, encoded by the exons AT GTCCAGGTATCGAGAAAAAGCCAGTGCCATGACTGTACTCAAAGGTGCAAGTGCAAGCTCCTTTGGAGGAGTTGAAGATGGCGGGACGGCTAAGAAATCAGATCCTAGCAACACTTCTCAATCACATGATGAGAATTTGAAGggtaaaaatatttcttttggtTCTACACAAGAACGCAGTGAAGTTTCCTCTACCGGAGAGATTGGGGCCAGTGATCCAACAAATGAAG GCACTGGTAAGAAGCTATCAGCAAAATCCCAGTTGTTCCAGATATGCGTTGCAAGAAAATGGAAGAACCCTACGTTCGAGTGCTGGAAAGAGGAAGGACCTGTCCACATGAGAAT GTTCACCTTCAAGGTTATTGTTGAGATGGACGACGAATCAAAAACCCTTTTGGAATGCTTTAGCTCTCCACATTCAAAAAAGAAGGCAGCAGCAGAGCATGCAGCTGAAGGAGCGTTATGGTACTTGAAGAACGTTGGTTATCACTCGAAGGGTCGGTGA